One Pseudorhodoplanes sinuspersici DNA segment encodes these proteins:
- a CDS encoding porin — MKQIALAAVAVALPAMGLAAEPNSKPTKKPADTKGQTSHKSQTKPCSEYGEGFVRLEGSSTCVKVSGYVRFQAGRSR; from the coding sequence ATGAAACAGATCGCCCTTGCTGCCGTCGCCGTCGCCTTGCCGGCCATGGGCCTTGCCGCCGAGCCGAACAGCAAGCCGACAAAGAAGCCTGCGGATACGAAAGGGCAGACGAGTCACAAGAGCCAGACCAAACCCTGTTCCGAGTATGGTGAGGGCTTTGTGAGGCTCGAGGGCTCATCGACCTGCGTCAAGGTCAGTGGCTATGTGAGATTCCAGGCCGGCCGAAGCCGGTAA
- a CDS encoding PEGA domain-containing protein: MSKVLVFAICGVALAGCTASGDLMKTATPTVPLQFESEPAGAEVKTSGGQTCRTPCALAVPAADMQVTYSLNGYQPQTVAVKLIPPEDIRGSDDSGVTMTEPRFDPSPVMAELVKATPARRPAKKTPVAKRRAPAAAAAQEQPEPGDGGGAPAPSTSGFNPPPASNGGFTQPAPQRSAPPPSGGWPAPR; the protein is encoded by the coding sequence ATGAGTAAAGTTTTAGTGTTTGCGATCTGCGGGGTGGCGCTTGCCGGATGTACGGCGTCCGGCGACCTGATGAAGACAGCAACGCCGACTGTTCCGCTGCAATTCGAATCCGAACCTGCAGGTGCCGAGGTCAAGACGTCCGGCGGTCAGACCTGCCGTACGCCGTGCGCCCTCGCCGTGCCTGCCGCCGACATGCAGGTAACCTACAGCCTGAACGGCTACCAGCCCCAGACCGTGGCGGTGAAACTGATTCCGCCGGAAGACATCCGCGGCAGTGACGACTCTGGCGTGACCATGACCGAGCCGCGCTTTGATCCCAGCCCTGTCATGGCCGAACTGGTCAAGGCAACTCCTGCTCGCCGTCCGGCCAAGAAAACACCTGTCGCGAAGCGGCGCGCACCGGCGGCCGCGGCAGCACAGGAGCAGCCCGAACCCGGCGACGGCGGCGGCGCGCCTGCCCCCTCGACCAGCGGCTTCAATCCGCCTCCGGCAAGCAACGGGGGCTTCACTCAGCCAGCGCCGCAGCGTTCGGCGCCGCCTCCGTCGGGCGGGTGGCCCGCACCGCGATAA
- the gph gene encoding phosphoglycolate phosphatase (PGP is an essential enzyme in the glycolate salvage pathway in higher organisms (photorespiration in plants). Phosphoglycolate results from the oxidase activity of RubisCO in the Calvin cycle when concentrations of carbon dioxide are low relative to oxygen. This enzyme is a member of the Haloacid Dehalogenase (HAD) superfamily of aspartate-nucleophile hydrolase enzymes (PF00702).) — translation MSNPIIVFDLDGTLVDTAPDLIATLNLVLTLENIPPVPFEKARAMIGGGVRPLIEEALIEQQRHLGEAAVDALFEQYVRHYQEHIADHSRPYPGCEDVLEVLGAQGFTLAVCTNKYESLSVRLLDALDMKAHFAAICGQDTFPMKKPDPEMLIRTIQHAGGDISRAVMVGDSDTDVRTARAAGIPIIGVDFGYTDIPMAKLSPDRLVSHFEQLPALVMELVPATSSVN, via the coding sequence ATGTCAAATCCCATCATCGTGTTCGACCTGGACGGCACCCTCGTCGATACCGCACCCGACCTGATCGCGACCCTCAATCTGGTTCTGACGCTGGAAAACATCCCACCGGTGCCGTTCGAAAAGGCACGCGCGATGATCGGCGGCGGCGTACGGCCATTGATTGAAGAAGCCCTGATCGAACAACAGCGTCATCTCGGCGAAGCGGCCGTCGATGCTCTTTTTGAGCAATATGTCCGGCATTATCAGGAACATATCGCCGATCACTCACGCCCCTATCCCGGATGCGAGGATGTGCTCGAGGTCCTGGGCGCGCAAGGCTTCACGCTCGCGGTCTGCACCAACAAATACGAATCGCTGTCGGTGCGTTTGCTTGATGCGCTCGACATGAAGGCACATTTCGCTGCGATCTGCGGGCAGGACACATTTCCGATGAAAAAGCCGGATCCGGAAATGCTCATCCGGACGATCCAGCACGCCGGTGGCGACATCAGCCGGGCGGTCATGGTTGGCGATTCCGATACCGACGTGCGGACCGCGCGCGCCGCTGGGATTCCAATCATCGGAGTGGATTTCGGCTATACCGATATTCCCATGGCCAAGCTGTCGCCGGACCGGTTAGTCAGCCATTTCGAGCAATTGCCGGCTCTGGTGATGGAACTCGTGCCTGCAACCAGCAGTGTAAATTAA
- the rpiA gene encoding ribose-5-phosphate isomerase RpiA: MTPDDLKRQAAARALDWVRPGMRLGLGTGSTARHFVELLGERVRAGLDVIGVPTSETTQADAERFGVPVTTLDDEPRLQVTVDGADEIGPGLSLIKGGGGALLREKIVAAASDHMIVIADESKLLPALGAFPLPIEVVPFGLMATRNAIAAALESLALPPELKLRTGSAGLAFVTDGGHFILDAALGRIPDPKSLAGKLAAIPGVVEHGLFLGLARTAIVAGAAGVRVIEQS, from the coding sequence ATGACGCCCGATGATCTGAAACGCCAGGCCGCCGCCCGCGCCCTTGATTGGGTGCGACCCGGCATGCGTCTTGGGCTTGGCACCGGGTCGACGGCGCGCCATTTCGTCGAATTGCTTGGTGAACGTGTGCGCGCCGGTCTCGATGTTATTGGCGTGCCGACATCCGAAACGACGCAGGCGGACGCCGAGCGTTTCGGCGTGCCGGTGACAACGCTGGACGACGAGCCCCGCCTGCAAGTCACTGTCGATGGCGCCGATGAGATCGGGCCGGGCCTCTCTCTCATCAAGGGCGGTGGCGGAGCCTTGCTGCGCGAAAAGATCGTTGCCGCTGCGTCGGACCACATGATCGTCATCGCCGACGAATCGAAATTGCTGCCGGCGCTGGGGGCTTTTCCGCTGCCGATCGAAGTCGTGCCGTTTGGTCTCATGGCGACACGCAACGCGATCGCTGCTGCCCTGGAAAGTCTTGCCCTGCCGCCTGAGCTGAAACTGCGGACCGGCAGCGCCGGCCTTGCTTTCGTCACGGATGGCGGCCACTTCATTCTCGACGCGGCGCTCGGCCGCATTCCCGATCCGAAATCGCTGGCTGGCAAGCTCGCTGCGATCCCGGGGGTTGTGGAACACGGCTTGTTTTTGGGGCTTGCACGGACCGCTATTGTCGCAGGGGCGGCCGGCGTTCGCGTGATTGAACAATCATGA
- a CDS encoding DUF2059 domain-containing protein, giving the protein MRVATLYRLACASLAALALIAPTKFAQAQQPSPAAITTAGEILDIKNSMAMFDPLVPGVIEQSKTTLLQMNPNLFKDLNEVAGNLRKEYAPRLASLKSDIVKLYAERFTEQELKDTLAFYKSPLGKKILTEEVGFVDRTMSTAQDWAVKLNEEILARFRAEMKKKGHNL; this is encoded by the coding sequence ATGCGTGTTGCAACGCTGTACCGCTTGGCTTGCGCCAGCCTCGCTGCCCTTGCGCTGATCGCGCCGACGAAATTCGCACAGGCGCAACAGCCTTCGCCGGCCGCCATTACGACAGCCGGTGAAATTCTCGACATCAAGAATTCGATGGCGATGTTCGATCCTCTGGTTCCCGGCGTGATCGAGCAGTCCAAGACCACGCTGCTGCAGATGAATCCGAACCTGTTCAAGGACCTGAACGAAGTCGCCGGAAACTTGCGCAAGGAATATGCGCCACGCCTGGCCTCGCTGAAATCCGACATCGTCAAGCTTTACGCGGAGCGTTTCACCGAACAGGAATTGAAGGACACGCTGGCCTTCTACAAGTCGCCGCTCGGCAAGAAGATTCTCACCGAGGAAGTGGGCTTTGTCGATCGCACCATGTCGACGGCGCAGGATTGGGCGGTGAAGCTGAATGAGGAAATCCTTGCCCGCTTTCGCGCCGAGATGAAGAAAAAAGGTCACAACCTCTAG
- the gor gene encoding glutathione-disulfide reductase, translated as MSDFDVDLFVIGAGSGGVRASRIAAGYGAKVMVAEEYRVGGTCVIRGCVPKKLLVYASRFAEEFEDAAGYGWTLGEPKFDWATLIANKDREIDRLEAAYVTNLERSGVEIVRSRAIIEDAHRVRLVASGKIVRAKHILIATGGWPDNGADIAGLEHVISSNEAFHLKELPKRVLIQGGGYIAVEFAGIFRGLGSEVTLIYRGDNILRGFDDDVREHLRIEMEQRGIKIITKQIVDGVEKVDHGLCVSLSDHESQVVDLVMFATGRRPNVTGLGLDRVGVRVNAKGAIEVDKFSQTSVPHIYAVGDVTDRVALTPVAIREGHAFADTVFGGKSIAVDHTDIPTAVFSEPEVGVIGLTEAQARRDFARVDIYKTSFRPMKATLAARNTRSFFKLIVDGETDRVLGCHIIGPDAGEIIQVVGIAIKMRATKADFDSVMAVHPTAAEELVTMRTKAATYVRAAAE; from the coding sequence ATGAGTGATTTCGACGTCGATCTGTTCGTCATCGGTGCCGGTTCCGGAGGTGTGCGCGCATCGCGCATTGCCGCAGGCTATGGCGCCAAGGTCATGGTCGCGGAGGAATATCGCGTCGGCGGTACCTGTGTGATCAGGGGCTGCGTTCCGAAGAAGTTGCTGGTTTACGCCTCGCGTTTCGCCGAGGAATTCGAGGATGCTGCGGGCTATGGCTGGACACTTGGTGAGCCCAAATTCGACTGGGCGACGCTGATTGCCAACAAGGATCGCGAGATCGACCGGCTCGAAGCGGCTTATGTCACCAATCTGGAGCGATCCGGTGTCGAGATTGTGCGAAGCCGGGCCATCATTGAAGACGCGCACCGTGTACGGCTCGTCGCCTCCGGCAAGATCGTGCGGGCCAAGCATATCCTGATCGCGACCGGCGGCTGGCCCGACAACGGCGCCGATATCGCCGGGCTCGAGCATGTCATTTCTTCGAACGAGGCGTTTCATCTGAAGGAATTGCCGAAGCGCGTCCTGATCCAGGGCGGTGGTTATATCGCCGTCGAATTCGCCGGTATTTTCCGCGGCCTCGGTTCCGAGGTGACGCTGATCTATCGCGGCGACAACATCCTGCGCGGTTTCGATGACGATGTGCGCGAGCATCTTCGCATCGAAATGGAGCAGCGCGGGATCAAGATCATTACGAAACAGATCGTCGATGGCGTCGAGAAGGTGGATCACGGTTTGTGCGTGTCGCTGTCCGACCATGAATCTCAGGTTGTCGATCTGGTGATGTTCGCGACTGGCCGGCGGCCGAATGTGACAGGGCTTGGTCTCGACAGGGTCGGCGTGCGCGTCAACGCCAAAGGCGCAATCGAGGTCGACAAGTTCTCGCAGACGTCTGTTCCGCATATCTACGCGGTGGGCGATGTCACGGATCGCGTTGCGCTAACGCCGGTTGCGATCCGCGAAGGACACGCCTTTGCCGACACCGTGTTCGGGGGGAAATCGATTGCCGTCGATCACACCGACATTCCAACGGCGGTTTTTTCCGAACCCGAAGTCGGCGTCATCGGACTGACCGAGGCGCAAGCGCGCCGGGACTTCGCGCGCGTCGACATTTACAAGACCAGCTTCCGGCCGATGAAGGCGACGCTGGCCGCGCGCAATACGCGGTCCTTTTTCAAGCTCATCGTCGATGGCGAGACCGACCGCGTGCTCGGATGCCACATCATTGGCCCCGATGCCGGGGAGATTATCCAGGTCGTTGGCATCGCGATCAAGATGCGCGCCACCAAGGCGGATTTCGATTCCGTGATGGCCGTTCACCCGACCGCTGCCGAAGAACTGGTCACCATGCGAACCAAGGCGGCCACCTACGTGCGGGCGGCTGCGGAATAG
- a CDS encoding VIT1/CCC1 transporter family protein: MPDELEHSHDPSAIAARLARGPRANYLPDAVYGAIDGTVTTFAVVSGAIGANLSARVVLILGAANLLADGFSMAAGNYTASKAAAEQASRLRAQEERHIALDAPGETDEVREIFRKKGYADEALETLTRLVVSRRDVWIDLMLSEEYGIAASSRSPAWAAGVTFLAFAIAGLVPLAPFALGITDGPFIAIALTAIVFMLIGSLKSRWSDRSWWASGLETLAIGLLAAAVAYMVGALLARLI, translated from the coding sequence ATGCCCGATGAGCTCGAACATTCGCACGATCCCTCCGCGATCGCGGCGCGTCTCGCGCGCGGTCCTCGCGCCAACTATCTACCTGACGCGGTCTATGGCGCGATCGATGGAACCGTAACCACCTTTGCCGTCGTCTCTGGAGCGATCGGCGCCAATCTGTCGGCTCGCGTTGTCCTCATTCTCGGAGCAGCCAATCTGCTGGCTGACGGTTTTTCGATGGCGGCAGGCAATTACACCGCGAGCAAGGCTGCGGCTGAACAGGCATCACGCCTGCGCGCCCAGGAAGAGCGGCATATCGCGCTCGACGCCCCGGGCGAAACCGATGAGGTTCGCGAGATATTCCGCAAAAAGGGATACGCAGACGAAGCGCTCGAAACACTGACGCGTCTTGTCGTATCGCGGCGCGACGTCTGGATTGATCTGATGCTGTCAGAAGAGTATGGCATCGCCGCCTCATCGCGATCGCCTGCCTGGGCGGCCGGTGTCACATTCCTCGCTTTCGCGATCGCTGGCCTTGTGCCACTTGCTCCCTTCGCGCTGGGAATAACAGACGGACCCTTCATTGCGATCGCACTCACCGCCATTGTTTTCATGCTGATCGGATCGTTGAAAAGCCGGTGGTCAGACAGAAGCTGGTGGGCATCAGGTCTTGAAACGCTGGCGATCGGCCTGCTCGCAGCCGCGGTCGCCTATATGGTCGGAGCCCTGCTCGCGCGCCTGATCTGA
- a CDS encoding transporter substrate-binding domain-containing protein — MIDLTSDGGLQRAAVIAVVSVLALIFAREVAQAQDQFHTGSLPHREFLVGTKEAPPFAMKSSDGQWTGISIDLWRRIAQEKNLRYRFVEEETVQGLVDGIAEKKFDIAVAALTVTAAREDMLDFTAPFYATGLGIAVAAGGIASWTPVLRALTSFSFLQAVLALIGLALVVGLVVWFLERRHNEEFGGTIAKGLSSSVWWTTVAMTQRGIGHAGPRTMPGRFVAMLWMVGSIIAIAVFTAGITSALTIRHLQGNVQSVTDLSKVRVGMVASSSTEEVLDRIRVSYKAYPNAKEGLQAIRRGEIDAFVYDRPLLAWIVNQDFRFTIHLLDVSFDPQHYALALPPGSPLRKPLNIAILKSVQSSWWDDVLYRYMGSR, encoded by the coding sequence ATGATCGACCTGACATCCGATGGCGGTTTGCAGCGAGCTGCAGTAATCGCTGTTGTATCTGTGCTGGCGCTGATTTTCGCAAGAGAGGTCGCCCAAGCGCAGGACCAATTCCATACGGGCAGCCTGCCACATCGCGAATTCCTGGTCGGAACGAAAGAAGCTCCACCCTTTGCGATGAAATCATCCGACGGACAATGGACTGGAATCAGCATCGACCTGTGGCGCCGCATCGCTCAAGAAAAGAATCTGCGCTACCGCTTCGTCGAAGAAGAAACGGTGCAGGGACTGGTCGATGGCATTGCGGAGAAAAAATTCGATATTGCTGTCGCCGCCTTGACGGTGACGGCAGCGCGCGAGGATATGCTGGATTTTACCGCGCCGTTCTACGCAACCGGGCTCGGCATTGCGGTTGCTGCTGGCGGGATCGCGAGTTGGACGCCGGTGCTGCGCGCTCTGACATCGTTCAGCTTCCTCCAGGCAGTGCTGGCTTTAATCGGCCTCGCATTAGTGGTTGGGCTGGTCGTCTGGTTCCTCGAACGGCGTCACAACGAAGAATTCGGTGGTACGATCGCCAAGGGCCTGAGTTCGAGCGTCTGGTGGACCACGGTTGCGATGACCCAGCGCGGCATCGGCCATGCTGGGCCGCGCACCATGCCCGGGCGCTTTGTCGCCATGCTCTGGATGGTCGGATCGATTATCGCCATCGCCGTCTTCACCGCCGGCATCACCTCGGCACTGACCATCCGCCACTTACAGGGCAACGTGCAGAGCGTCACGGATCTGTCGAAGGTCCGCGTCGGGATGGTCGCAAGCTCGTCGACTGAGGAGGTGCTCGACCGGATTCGTGTGAGCTACAAGGCTTATCCGAACGCGAAAGAAGGGCTGCAGGCGATCCGGCGTGGCGAGATCGACGCATTCGTCTATGACCGCCCGCTATTGGCCTGGATCGTGAACCAGGATTTCCGTTTCACGATCCATTTGCTCGACGTCAGCTTCGATCCGCAACACTATGCTTTGGCGCTGCCGCCGGGCAGTCCGCTCCGCAAACCGCTCAATATCGCGATCCTGAAATCGGTCCAGAGCTCCTGGTGGGACGATGTCCTCTATCGCTATATGGGCAGCCGCTGA
- a CDS encoding class II 3-deoxy-7-phosphoheptulonate synthase, translated as MPERWTPDGWRAKPVVQVPEYPDKAALAAVEKQLASFPPLVFAGEARNLKKQLARVCAGEAFLLQGGDCAESFAEHGPNNIRDFFRVFLQMAVVLTFAGGSPVVKVGRIAGQFAKPRSSPTEKRGDVELPSYRGDIINGNEFTPEARIPDPRRQIEAYRQSAATLNLLRAFAHGGYANLATVHQWMLGFVKDSPQARRYQELADRISEALGFMRACGLDLESHPELRTTDLYTSHEALLLGFEEAMTRVDSTSGDWYCTSGHMVWIGDRTRQLDHAHVEYCRGIKNPIGLKCGPSLKADDLLKLIDILNPDNEPGRLTLIGRFGNEKVAEHLPALVRAVKREGREVVWSCDPMHGNTITSVSGYKTRPFDRILNEVKDFFAVHTAEGTYAGGVHLEMTGQNVTECTGGARAISDSDLNDRYHTFCDPRLNAEQSIDMAFLVAELLKKEREAKAKPLPQVAGL; from the coding sequence ATGCCTGAACGTTGGACGCCCGATGGCTGGCGCGCAAAGCCGGTCGTGCAGGTGCCAGAATACCCGGACAAGGCGGCCTTGGCCGCGGTTGAAAAGCAGCTTGCCAGCTTTCCGCCGCTGGTTTTTGCAGGTGAAGCCCGCAACCTGAAGAAGCAGCTTGCGCGCGTCTGCGCCGGCGAGGCGTTCCTGCTTCAGGGCGGCGATTGCGCCGAAAGCTTCGCCGAACACGGTCCCAACAATATCCGCGACTTCTTCCGCGTCTTCCTGCAGATGGCGGTGGTGCTGACCTTCGCCGGTGGCTCTCCGGTGGTCAAGGTGGGCCGGATCGCCGGCCAGTTCGCCAAGCCGCGTTCCTCGCCGACCGAAAAGCGCGGCGATGTCGAATTGCCGAGCTATCGCGGCGACATCATCAACGGCAACGAGTTCACACCGGAAGCGCGCATTCCCGATCCGCGCCGCCAGATAGAGGCTTATCGTCAGTCGGCGGCGACGCTGAACCTCCTGCGCGCCTTTGCCCATGGTGGCTACGCCAATCTCGCGACCGTGCATCAATGGATGCTGGGCTTCGTGAAGGATTCGCCGCAGGCCCGCCGCTATCAGGAACTGGCAGATCGTATCTCCGAAGCCCTCGGCTTCATGCGCGCCTGCGGGCTCGATCTCGAAAGTCATCCCGAGCTGCGCACGACCGATCTCTATACGAGCCACGAGGCGTTGCTGCTTGGCTTCGAAGAGGCGATGACGCGCGTCGATTCGACCAGCGGTGACTGGTACTGCACCTCCGGGCATATGGTCTGGATCGGTGACCGCACCCGACAACTCGACCACGCTCATGTGGAATATTGCCGCGGCATCAAGAATCCGATTGGCCTGAAATGCGGTCCGTCATTGAAGGCTGACGATCTCCTGAAGCTGATCGACATTCTCAATCCGGACAACGAGCCTGGCCGGCTGACGCTCATCGGCCGCTTCGGCAACGAGAAAGTTGCCGAGCATTTGCCAGCGCTGGTTCGCGCTGTGAAGCGCGAAGGCCGTGAGGTTGTGTGGTCATGCGATCCCATGCATGGCAACACGATCACCTCGGTGTCAGGCTACAAGACGCGGCCGTTCGATCGCATCCTCAATGAGGTGAAGGACTTCTTTGCCGTGCATACCGCTGAAGGCACTTACGCCGGCGGCGTGCATCTCGAAATGACCGGCCAGAACGTCACCGAGTGCACCGGCGGCGCGCGCGCGATTTCGGATTCCGATCTCAACGATCGCTATCATACCTTCTGCGATCCACGCCTGAATGCCGAACAGTCGATCGATATGGCATTCCTGGTTGCTGAATTGCTGAAGAAGGAGCGTGAGGCGAAGGCCAAGCCGCTGCCGCAGGTGGCAGGGCTTTAA